A portion of the Kiritimatiellia bacterium genome contains these proteins:
- a CDS encoding ComF family protein, with amino-acid sequence MVPQGWLDWLYPRFCAGCGGHVSEPARHLCWDCRAAASFIQPPYCDRCGDPVGGRVDRPFLCALCEDRQQGFDVARSVVRHEGVIAQAIRDLKYHAHLWLVADLADLLEAGVRTHFAAMQFDLVSWIPLHPARRRERGFNQAAELARELAARLGLPARGTAARIRHTATQTRLTLAERAANVRDAFRPVHARRWRGARVLLVDDVMTTGATAHACARALREGGAASIAVITVSRG; translated from the coding sequence ATGGTGCCGCAAGGCTGGCTCGACTGGCTGTACCCGCGCTTCTGCGCGGGCTGCGGCGGCCATGTCTCTGAGCCGGCTCGCCACCTCTGCTGGGATTGCCGCGCCGCCGCCTCCTTCATCCAGCCGCCCTACTGCGACCGCTGCGGCGACCCGGTCGGCGGCCGCGTGGACCGGCCCTTCCTCTGCGCGCTGTGCGAGGACCGCCAGCAGGGATTCGACGTGGCGCGCTCGGTCGTTCGCCACGAGGGTGTGATCGCCCAGGCGATCCGCGACCTGAAATATCACGCCCATCTCTGGTTGGTGGCGGACCTCGCCGACCTGCTGGAGGCGGGTGTGCGCACACACTTTGCGGCGATGCAGTTCGATTTGGTGTCGTGGATACCGTTGCACCCGGCTCGCCGTCGCGAACGCGGTTTTAACCAGGCCGCGGAGCTCGCCCGCGAGCTCGCCGCGCGTCTCGGACTGCCGGCACGAGGCACCGCCGCCCGCATTCGCCACACCGCCACTCAGACCCGGTTGACCCTCGCGGAGCGGGCTGCTAACGTGCGGGACGCGTTCCGGCCGGTGCACGCGCGCCGATGGCGCGGCGCCCGCGTGCTGCTGGTGGACGATGTGATGACCACCGGCGCGACCGCACACGCCTGCGCCCGCGCACTGCGCGAGGGTGGTGCCGCGAGCATCGCGGTGATCACCGTTTCGCGCGGGTGA
- the accD gene encoding acetyl-CoA carboxylase, carboxyltransferase subunit beta has product MALFGKKARYTSVTVRKRDIPDGLWTKCPSCGEIVYRNALAEALQVCPKCQYHFPMSRAERIALLAEPNSWREWDADLRSADPLEFTGTASYREKLEENIRKTGHLDAVSCGTARIGPHEVGLGVMDFAFLGASMGSVVGEKITRLIERSTAARRAVVIVCASGGARMYEGMLSLMQMAKTSAACARHRDAGLPYIAVLTNPTTAGVMASFATLGDVIIAEPGALIGFAGPRVIRETTQQELPPGFQTAEFLLEHGLLDAVVHRRDLKTVLVRLLDYLSPAGASAPPPAQ; this is encoded by the coding sequence ATGGCCCTGTTCGGCAAAAAAGCCCGCTACACGAGCGTGACGGTCCGCAAGCGCGACATCCCCGACGGCCTGTGGACCAAGTGTCCCAGCTGTGGCGAGATCGTCTACCGCAACGCGCTCGCGGAGGCGCTGCAGGTCTGCCCGAAATGCCAGTATCACTTCCCGATGTCGCGGGCGGAACGCATCGCGCTGCTGGCCGAACCGAACTCCTGGCGCGAGTGGGACGCGGACCTCCGCAGCGCAGACCCGCTGGAGTTCACCGGCACCGCCTCCTACCGCGAGAAGCTCGAGGAGAACATCCGCAAGACCGGCCATCTCGATGCGGTGAGCTGTGGAACCGCGCGAATCGGCCCGCACGAGGTCGGCCTCGGTGTGATGGATTTTGCGTTTCTGGGAGCGAGCATGGGGTCGGTGGTCGGCGAAAAGATCACCCGCCTGATCGAACGCTCCACCGCCGCACGGCGGGCGGTGGTGATCGTGTGCGCATCAGGCGGCGCGCGAATGTACGAGGGCATGCTCAGCCTGATGCAGATGGCGAAAACCAGCGCGGCCTGCGCGCGCCACCGCGACGCAGGGCTGCCCTACATCGCGGTGCTGACCAACCCGACGACCGCCGGTGTGATGGCAAGCTTCGCGACGCTCGGCGACGTGATCATCGCGGAGCCCGGAGCGCTGATCGGCTTCGCGGGTCCCCGCGTGATTCGCGAAACCACGCAGCAGGAGCTGCCCCCCGGCTTCCAGACCGCGGAGTTCCTCCTCGAGCACGGCCTGCTCGACGCGGTCGTGCACCGCCGCGACCTGAAGACGGTGCTGGTCCGTCTGCTCGATTACCTCTCTCCCGCGGGCGCCTCCGCCCCGCCGCCGGCACAATGA
- a CDS encoding bifunctional folylpolyglutamate synthase/dihydrofolate synthase yields the protein MSDRGAAEPAAGAARLPTADALARLYRRATFGIRPGTERVARMLDELGVQLRHRTTPPLAFAHVAGTNGKGSVCAMIEALAREHGRRTALYTSPHLVRFHERIRVDGRPIGDAALATHILEVEQLADRLWPEAPSAPTFFEVATVVAFRHFDLVGADVRVIEVGMGGALDATNVLRPTVAVITGIDLDHTRHLGDTRAQIAREKAGIIKPGTPVVIGPLPEDAREVVERTAAERGAPLYVATDLVRGHRLGTGPDGQLVELHGVSGVELRARLPLLGPHQTDNLATAMAAFELLLRRIAEDGGPPDWPTRPDAAAVRRAIESVVWPARMQRLETEPEVWLDGAHNPQAARVLATTLAELGPRPTAVVAGMMADKDAAGFFHALAPQVACAWTVPVANERAAAPAELARVAVACGISAEPAGSLEEAIARGRAWAAARSGRLLITGSLYLAGEVLAARGGEHLFDPPPAPR from the coding sequence ATGAGCGACCGCGGCGCCGCGGAACCCGCGGCCGGCGCCGCCCGCCTGCCAACGGCCGACGCGCTGGCGCGCCTCTACCGTCGTGCGACGTTCGGCATCCGGCCGGGCACCGAGCGCGTCGCCCGCATGCTCGACGAGCTCGGTGTCCAGCTGCGGCATCGCACAACGCCGCCGCTCGCGTTCGCGCACGTCGCCGGCACGAACGGCAAGGGCTCGGTCTGCGCGATGATCGAGGCGCTCGCGCGGGAGCACGGCCGACGCACCGCTTTGTATACCTCACCGCACCTGGTGCGGTTCCACGAGCGCATCCGCGTGGACGGCCGACCCATCGGCGACGCGGCGCTCGCCACGCATATCCTGGAGGTGGAACAGCTCGCCGACCGCCTCTGGCCGGAGGCGCCCAGCGCACCGACCTTTTTCGAGGTCGCCACCGTCGTCGCGTTCCGCCACTTCGACCTCGTCGGCGCAGACGTGCGCGTGATCGAGGTTGGAATGGGCGGAGCGCTGGACGCAACCAACGTGTTGCGGCCCACCGTCGCGGTCATCACCGGCATCGATCTCGATCACACTCGCCACCTCGGCGACACCCGCGCCCAAATCGCGCGGGAGAAGGCCGGCATCATTAAGCCCGGTACCCCCGTCGTCATCGGACCCTTGCCAGAGGACGCCCGCGAGGTGGTGGAACGCACCGCCGCGGAGCGTGGCGCGCCGCTGTACGTCGCGACCGATCTTGTCCGCGGGCACCGGCTCGGCACTGGCCCGGACGGGCAGCTGGTCGAACTTCACGGCGTCAGCGGCGTTGAGCTGCGCGCCCGCCTGCCGTTGCTGGGCCCCCACCAGACGGACAATCTGGCGACGGCGATGGCAGCCTTCGAGCTACTGTTGCGCCGCATCGCGGAAGACGGCGGACCGCCGGACTGGCCCACCCGCCCCGACGCCGCCGCCGTCCGCCGTGCGATCGAGTCCGTCGTGTGGCCCGCACGGATGCAGCGATTGGAGACCGAGCCCGAAGTGTGGCTGGATGGCGCGCACAATCCTCAGGCGGCCAGAGTGCTCGCAACCACGCTCGCGGAGCTTGGTCCCCGGCCCACCGCGGTGGTCGCCGGCATGATGGCCGACAAGGACGCCGCGGGCTTTTTTCACGCGCTCGCGCCGCAGGTCGCATGCGCCTGGACGGTGCCGGTCGCCAACGAACGAGCGGCCGCACCCGCGGAGCTGGCGCGCGTCGCGGTCGCCTGCGGTATCTCCGCAGAACCCGCCGGCTCCCTCGAGGAGGCGATCGCCAGAGGCCGCGCCTGGGCGGCGGCTCGCAGCGGCCGCCTGTTGATCACCGGCTCTCTCTACCTCGCCGGCGAGGTGCTCGCCGCCCGCGGTGGCGAGCATCTCTTCGACCCCCCTCCCGCGCCGCGGTGA
- the murC gene encoding UDP-N-acetylmuramate--L-alanine ligase — translation MSAATPIETALARLEAGGRVHLMGIGGVGVAGLAHLLAAQGFSVSGCDPAATRLPRALAAAGISVAAGHAPAHLQPPPDWLIRSAAVPPHHPEIAEAHRLGIPVSRRGEALAALTYRARGLAVAGTHGKTTTTAMLVQIFHAAGVAPSFAIGGEVEALGGVAGGGQSDWLIVEADESDGTLAFYSPAIAVVTNVDLDHLEHFRDLAEFRGVFERFVRQTREVACLCADDPGAAALAAIAPRRVLYGLDDRADVRAGHRKAGGGRQRAGISIGGRFEGELELPVPGVHNLRNALGAIAAATAAGVPPATSLMALARFRPARRRMDVRVERPDLLVVSDYAHHPAEIRALLEAVRETWPARPLLVAFQPHRYTRTLALRNEFPPAFRAVERLWLAPVYAASEPVLAGGTAEDLQAEFFRQGRTDVRLANSLDDLWAALERERRPGDLVLFVGAGDIEELADRAAREWGGEMAR, via the coding sequence ATGAGCGCGGCCACCCCGATTGAGACGGCACTCGCCCGGCTTGAGGCCGGCGGCCGCGTTCACCTGATGGGTATCGGCGGTGTGGGCGTCGCCGGTCTCGCCCACCTTCTCGCCGCCCAGGGCTTCTCGGTGTCGGGGTGCGATCCGGCGGCGACCCGACTCCCCCGCGCGCTGGCCGCCGCCGGCATCTCCGTGGCGGCCGGCCACGCCCCCGCCCACCTGCAGCCGCCGCCTGACTGGCTCATCCGGTCCGCCGCGGTCCCCCCCCATCACCCGGAAATCGCCGAAGCGCACCGTCTCGGGATTCCCGTGTCGCGGCGTGGCGAGGCGCTCGCCGCACTGACCTACCGCGCCCGCGGACTTGCAGTTGCCGGCACCCACGGCAAGACGACCACCACCGCCATGCTCGTCCAGATCTTCCACGCCGCCGGCGTGGCTCCGTCCTTCGCGATCGGTGGCGAAGTGGAGGCACTCGGCGGCGTCGCGGGCGGCGGTCAGTCTGACTGGCTGATCGTGGAAGCCGACGAAAGCGACGGCACGCTCGCGTTCTACTCGCCCGCCATCGCGGTCGTCACCAACGTGGACCTCGACCATCTCGAACATTTCCGCGACCTCGCCGAGTTCCGCGGCGTCTTCGAGAGGTTTGTGCGTCAGACCCGCGAGGTCGCCTGCCTTTGTGCCGACGACCCCGGTGCCGCCGCGCTGGCCGCTATCGCGCCCCGCCGAGTGCTCTACGGGCTCGACGACCGTGCCGACGTCCGCGCCGGTCACCGCAAAGCCGGCGGTGGACGACAACGCGCTGGGATATCGATCGGCGGTCGATTTGAAGGCGAACTGGAACTGCCCGTCCCCGGTGTGCACAACCTGCGGAACGCGCTCGGCGCGATCGCAGCCGCCACGGCCGCGGGAGTGCCGCCTGCGACCTCGTTGATGGCGCTCGCCCGGTTCCGGCCGGCGCGCCGGCGCATGGACGTGCGCGTCGAACGGCCGGATTTGTTGGTCGTTTCCGACTACGCCCACCATCCGGCCGAAATCCGCGCGCTGCTGGAAGCGGTCCGAGAAACGTGGCCCGCTCGGCCGCTCCTGGTCGCATTCCAGCCGCATCGTTACACGCGCACTCTGGCGCTGCGCAACGAGTTTCCTCCCGCGTTCCGCGCGGTCGAACGGTTGTGGCTGGCGCCGGTCTATGCGGCCTCGGAGCCGGTTCTAGCCGGCGGTACCGCGGAAGACCTGCAGGCCGAGTTTTTCCGGCAGGGCCGTACCGACGTCCGTCTGGCCAACAGCCTGGACGACCTGTGGGCGGCGCTCGAGCGCGAGCGGCGGCCCGGCGATCTGGTCCTGTTCGTCGGCGCTGGCGATATCGAGGAACTGGCCGACCGCGCGGCACGAGAGTGGGGCGGCGAGATGGCCCGATAG
- a CDS encoding TraB/GumN family protein, whose protein sequence is MSRPARRSPFRLLASVGLCALTVGATEPPPPRALAWIARKGDAVLHLIGTVHAGEAASPWPDEVEWCWRATTALAVEANISDEAAIRALTRRYGFTQDPTATWGEHWNPALQQRLRNALGELPPDAHHMRPWLVAQSLVVAHLVREGFHPDQGLDARLIRRAYNERRPIIELEGVERQLRIFADAPPDIQIAMLIEALEDIESGEAAREIRRIVTACNTGDLAALETLFHELSRRNRAADRYLFRRLFAERHPEMIRAIERAAEGGERPLIAVGALHFVGPDGLPAMLGQRGWRVERLSAPRVPVSSSAP, encoded by the coding sequence GTGAGCCGGCCGGCGCGTCGTTCTCCGTTCCGGCTGCTTGCGAGCGTGGGGTTATGTGCGCTCACAGTCGGAGCGACGGAACCACCTCCTCCACGGGCGCTGGCGTGGATCGCGCGAAAAGGGGACGCCGTGCTGCACCTCATCGGCACGGTGCACGCCGGCGAGGCCGCCTCGCCATGGCCCGACGAAGTCGAGTGGTGCTGGCGCGCGACGACCGCACTGGCGGTGGAGGCGAACATCTCCGACGAGGCCGCGATCCGGGCTCTGACTCGGCGCTACGGCTTCACCCAGGACCCGACTGCGACCTGGGGCGAACACTGGAACCCCGCGCTGCAGCAACGCCTGCGAAATGCGCTCGGCGAACTCCCTCCGGACGCGCATCACATGCGGCCGTGGCTGGTCGCTCAGTCGCTCGTGGTCGCCCATCTGGTTCGCGAGGGGTTCCATCCCGACCAGGGGCTTGACGCGCGACTGATCCGTCGCGCGTACAACGAACGGCGGCCGATCATCGAGCTCGAAGGCGTAGAACGTCAGCTTCGAATTTTTGCGGACGCACCGCCCGACATCCAGATCGCGATGCTCATCGAGGCGCTCGAGGATATCGAGTCCGGCGAGGCCGCGCGCGAAATCCGCCGGATTGTGACCGCCTGCAACACCGGCGATCTCGCCGCGCTGGAAACGCTCTTCCACGAGCTGTCGCGGCGCAACCGGGCGGCGGACCGCTATCTCTTCCGCCGGCTGTTCGCAGAGCGGCATCCCGAAATGATCCGCGCGATCGAACGGGCGGCGGAAGGTGGCGAGCGCCCTCTGATTGCAGTGGGTGCGCTGCACTTTGTGGGGCCCGACGGGTTGCCCGCAATGCTCGGGCAGCGAGGGTGGCGCGTCGAACGTCTCTCCGCGCCACGCGTCCCCGTGTCTTCCTCCGCCCCCTAA
- the murG gene encoding undecaprenyldiphospho-muramoylpentapeptide beta-N-acetylglucosaminyltransferase — MSLHIQIACGGTGGHIFPGLATAEVLRERGHDVALWLAGKDIEAAAVEGWTGPVMSVAADGFPRRLLDWRSLRASWRLLLAVLRCRRRMRDSPPDVLLGMGSYACVAPIRAAVALGRPVVLHEANVIPGRAVMWLSRIATAVAASFEETRYHLRRLEITVTGLPLRRDIVRRALELQRQARPPAPFTVLVMGGSRGAHRLNEVMVAAVRRLGPAARTMRFLHLTGSADEAAVRTAYDRMGLDHQTRAFTLDMAAMYAAADLAICRAGATTCAELALFGTPALLVPYPYAARNHQLANARAFARHNGVHVVEERDLESGWLADYIAGMARAPERLDRMRAAMRRLARADAAERLADLVEAVAHHERGHPD, encoded by the coding sequence GTGAGCCTGCACATCCAAATCGCCTGTGGCGGCACCGGCGGACACATTTTCCCCGGCCTGGCGACCGCAGAGGTTCTGCGCGAACGCGGCCACGACGTCGCACTGTGGCTGGCCGGCAAGGACATCGAAGCGGCGGCCGTGGAGGGATGGACAGGACCCGTGATGTCCGTCGCCGCAGACGGCTTTCCGCGACGCCTGCTCGACTGGCGCAGTCTTCGGGCCTCATGGCGGCTGCTGCTGGCGGTGCTGCGGTGCCGCCGCCGGATGAGGGACTCGCCGCCGGATGTCTTGCTGGGCATGGGCAGCTATGCGTGCGTTGCGCCCATCCGCGCCGCAGTCGCGCTCGGCCGGCCAGTCGTGCTGCACGAGGCCAACGTCATTCCCGGACGCGCGGTGATGTGGCTTTCCCGTATCGCCACCGCCGTGGCCGCCTCGTTCGAAGAAACCCGTTACCACCTTCGACGGCTCGAGATCACCGTCACCGGGCTGCCGCTGCGCCGCGACATCGTCCGCCGCGCGCTCGAGCTGCAGCGCCAGGCCCGGCCACCCGCTCCCTTCACCGTCCTGGTGATGGGCGGCAGCCGCGGCGCGCACCGGCTAAACGAGGTGATGGTCGCGGCAGTCCGCCGGCTCGGCCCCGCAGCGCGGACTATGCGATTCCTCCATCTCACCGGCAGCGCGGACGAAGCCGCCGTCCGGACCGCCTACGACCGCATGGGGTTGGACCACCAGACTCGGGCGTTCACGCTGGACATGGCCGCGATGTATGCGGCCGCCGATCTGGCGATCTGCCGCGCCGGCGCGACCACCTGCGCGGAGCTTGCGCTCTTCGGCACGCCCGCCCTGCTGGTGCCGTATCCCTACGCGGCGCGAAACCATCAGCTGGCGAACGCGCGCGCGTTCGCTCGCCACAACGGCGTGCATGTGGTCGAGGAACGCGACCTCGAAAGCGGCTGGCTCGCCGACTATATCGCCGGCATGGCCCGCGCTCCGGAACGGCTCGACCGCATGCGGGCCGCGATGCGTCGGCTTGCCCGCGCGGACGCCGCCGAGCGCCTCGCAGACCTCGTGGAGGCGGTCGCCCACCATGAGCGCGGCCACCCCGATTGA
- a CDS encoding YceI family protein, with translation MNPRRMRVGVLGLVVATAVAAGPRVYDFRDPKGVNGLHILLDTAVEPIVGLAGGVSGEIEFDPGAPEKTAGYIEVETRSVRFVNPTMTRVAMGADWFDADRHPALRFEIRKIASAVSEGENRWRLRAEGMFRCRGVERPLTIEIVATHLPGRLGERMEGATGDLLVLRTAFSVRRTEFGMTKDPEFRQVADEVQIRGAIVGQSPR, from the coding sequence ATGAACCCGAGAAGGATGCGTGTAGGTGTGCTTGGCCTCGTCGTTGCGACGGCGGTCGCTGCGGGGCCCAGGGTCTACGACTTTCGTGACCCCAAGGGCGTGAACGGTCTCCACATTCTGCTCGATACCGCGGTGGAACCGATCGTGGGTCTTGCCGGCGGTGTGAGCGGGGAAATCGAGTTTGATCCAGGCGCGCCGGAGAAGACTGCGGGGTACATCGAAGTTGAAACCCGCTCGGTGCGGTTCGTCAATCCGACGATGACACGGGTGGCGATGGGAGCGGACTGGTTTGACGCGGACCGACACCCGGCGCTGCGTTTTGAGATCCGGAAGATCGCATCGGCGGTGTCGGAGGGGGAGAACCGTTGGCGGCTTCGGGCGGAGGGGATGTTCCGGTGCCGCGGGGTGGAGCGGCCGTTGACGATCGAGATTGTGGCCACTCATCTGCCCGGCCGTCTCGGCGAGCGGATGGAGGGAGCGACGGGTGATCTGCTCGTGCTGCGCACCGCGTTTTCGGTGCGACGGACCGAGTTTGGGATGACAAAGGATCCGGAGTTTCGTCAGGTCGCGGACGAGGTGCAGATCCGGGGTGCGATTGTGGGACAGTCGCCGAGGTGA